In Ruminococcus sp. HUN007, a genomic segment contains:
- a CDS encoding NAD-dependent epimerase/dehydratase family protein, with the protein MNKIGILGAAGDVGRYALEYLNSTGRFQIEAVSRNINKARKDLFFNGMINVSFTEADITDNAFLEEFVCRNDVVLNMVSGAVRKGSEIADICAVNNRPFVDAGTGDHFKNVSGKGFYTAGALPGLSVPLAFYAARNFSKVTNYRHITSMSGVFFLWCRL; encoded by the coding sequence ATGAATAAAATCGGCATTCTTGGCGCAGCTGGTGACGTAGGGCGCTATGCTCTTGAATATCTGAACAGTACTGGCAGGTTTCAGATAGAAGCTGTGAGCCGTAATATAAATAAAGCACGTAAGGATCTGTTTTTTAACGGAATGATAAATGTTAGTTTTACCGAAGCGGATATTACCGACAATGCATTTCTTGAAGAGTTCGTTTGCAGAAACGATGTCGTACTGAATATGGTTTCTGGGGCAGTACGTAAGGGCTCTGAGATCGCTGATATCTGTGCTGTCAATAACAGACCGTTTGTTGATGCCGGAACCGGAGATCACTTTAAAAATGTATCAGGAAAAGGTTTTTACACAGCCGGTGCGCTTCCGGGACTTTCGGTTCCTCTTGCTTTTTATGCCGCCCGTAACTTTAGCAAAGTGACTAACTACAGACATATAACTTCCATGAGCGGTGTTTTTTTCCTTTGGTGCCGCTTATGA
- a CDS encoding phosphotransferase, producing the protein MKPENCISERINKKIYRDGDRCIKLFDEVFSKADVLNEALNHARVEETGLNVPELFEVTRLDGKWAIVSQFIEGESLSELIASNPKKYDEYMEMFVDLQLKIQSKSCPLLSRLTDKMNRKIDLSDLDDTTKYDLHTRLDGMKKHVKLCHGDYTPSNIIITPDGTPYIIDWAHATQGNASADAARTYLTFCLEGNIAGAEKYLELFCTKSQTEKKYVQSWMPVVAASQSVKKKDKEKEILLSWVNVVDYE; encoded by the coding sequence ATGAAACCTGAAAACTGCATTTCAGAAAGAATAAACAAGAAGATCTACCGTGACGGTGACAGATGTATCAAGCTTTTCGATGAAGTGTTTTCAAAGGCTGATGTATTAAACGAAGCTCTCAACCACGCAAGAGTTGAGGAGACTGGTCTTAATGTTCCGGAGCTTTTTGAAGTAACAAGATTAGACGGAAAATGGGCGATCGTTTCACAGTTCATTGAAGGCGAAAGCCTCTCGGAACTTATTGCATCCAATCCGAAAAAGTATGATGAATACATGGAAATGTTCGTTGACCTGCAGCTGAAGATCCAGTCAAAGAGCTGCCCGCTGCTCAGCCGTCTCACAGACAAGATGAACCGCAAGATCGATCTTTCTGATCTTGATGATACTACAAAGTATGATCTTCACACACGTCTTGACGGTATGAAGAAGCACGTTAAGCTCTGTCACGGCGACTACACACCGTCAAATATCATCATCACTCCTGACGGAACTCCTTACATCATAGACTGGGCTCATGCCACACAGGGCAACGCTTCTGCAGATGCCGCAAGAACTTATCTCACATTCTGCCTTGAAGGAAACATTGCCGGTGCTGAGAAATACCTTGAACTCTTCTGCACAAAGAGTCAGACAGAAAAGAAGTATGTCCAGTCCTGGATGCCTGTAGTTGCCGCTTCACAGTCGGTCAAGAAGAAAGACAAGGAAAAAGAGATCCTTCTTTCATGGGTAAATGTAGTGGACTACGAATAA
- a CDS encoding ABC transporter permease — MNRVLRKRLPRFFIRNFGSYFGMALFIVLLVCFCVAYMVSYRSTLASYNNMVDANRLENGEFTLFMKADYDELCDELKSDIKIEEQFYTDIEFETKKDDDKDDDDDDEDDEDETVTLRLFRPRKDINREIVFEGSLPEAEDEIALDKLFAEANDIQLNDRIRINGKRMWVTGIIGLPDYVVSLKNTGDLLADRNTFGVAVVNADYMDKIDEKDLVWNYSYWYRNVYEDDELNERNKTLIEDLSEDHIISSFCPIEDNTRVNGVTSKVETNLQSSMYFIILGMIIVAFLFAIVSIHTFEEECSFVGVLIATGFRKISILIHYITIPFVVTLISSAAGFALGTTVLYEIPAKSIYEYDNLPELEFTIEPKVYVLGLAVPILAVVIINLIVFCSKLNLTPLKLIRKDIRKESKDGKAHSLKFLDFISRFRLRTVLRNKGKYISLVFGVFLSGWLIMFGLGMNSSFDVYIDTLPDSAVSDYQYVLKTPLPDDSVLDKYVERDTISSYETEYSGRMLGVNVLGICEDSDYFSEIDTDRLNRRSVIISDVMAEKLGLKIGDRITLDNKLTLHSWDVKIVDIVDFKLGVYAFTKQDILNDFLEKEEGYYNTLFSDEEIEDIDDMYISNTITRDKVADSAEQMKELMASLIVILVIVGVVCYVIVMYLLTKIVIDKNALNISLLKVFGYRNPEVNKLYLSQAEIIIVVSIILCLPLQYKLMCKMWPSMLSSMSGFFYFKVSVPVIASIIAIGVITCLITNMIHMKHVRKIAMTEALKNRE, encoded by the coding sequence ATGAACAGAGTTTTAAGAAAAAGACTTCCAAGATTTTTTATCAGAAACTTCGGAAGTTATTTTGGAATGGCACTTTTTATCGTCCTGCTGGTATGCTTTTGCGTAGCTTATATGGTATCATACAGAAGCACGCTTGCTTCATACAACAACATGGTCGATGCAAACAGACTTGAAAACGGTGAATTCACACTGTTTATGAAAGCGGATTATGATGAGCTTTGCGATGAGCTCAAAAGCGATATCAAAATAGAAGAACAGTTCTATACAGATATCGAATTTGAAACTAAAAAAGATGATGATAAAGACGATGATGACGACGATGAGGATGATGAAGATGAAACAGTAACATTAAGACTTTTCAGACCTCGAAAGGACATCAATAGAGAGATCGTTTTTGAAGGCAGTCTTCCTGAAGCTGAAGATGAGATTGCATTAGACAAACTTTTTGCAGAGGCAAATGACATTCAGCTTAATGACAGGATAAGAATCAACGGTAAAAGAATGTGGGTTACCGGAATAATCGGTCTGCCTGATTATGTTGTATCACTTAAAAATACCGGTGATCTTCTCGCTGACAGAAACACGTTTGGTGTAGCTGTGGTGAATGCCGATTACATGGATAAGATCGATGAAAAAGATCTTGTATGGAATTATTCATACTGGTACAGAAATGTCTACGAGGATGACGAACTTAACGAAAGAAACAAAACTCTTATCGAAGATCTGAGCGAAGACCATATTATCAGCAGTTTCTGTCCGATTGAAGATAATACACGTGTAAACGGCGTTACTTCAAAGGTTGAAACCAATCTTCAGTCTTCAATGTATTTCATAATTCTCGGCATGATAATTGTTGCGTTCCTTTTCGCTATAGTATCGATTCATACGTTTGAAGAGGAGTGCTCATTTGTCGGAGTACTTATTGCAACAGGATTCAGAAAAATTTCTATCCTTATTCATTACATTACAATTCCTTTTGTAGTTACGCTTATAAGTTCTGCTGCGGGATTTGCACTGGGAACGACTGTGCTTTACGAAATTCCTGCAAAGAGCATTTACGAGTATGACAATCTTCCGGAACTTGAATTTACAATTGAACCGAAGGTTTATGTTCTCGGACTTGCTGTTCCGATACTTGCAGTGGTAATTATAAATCTTATAGTATTCTGCTCAAAACTTAATCTAACACCTTTAAAACTTATCCGAAAGGATATAAGAAAGGAATCAAAGGACGGAAAGGCACACAGTCTGAAATTCCTCGACTTTATCAGCCGTTTCAGACTCAGAACGGTTCTCAGAAACAAGGGAAAATATATCTCACTTGTTTTTGGTGTATTCCTTTCAGGATGGCTTATAATGTTCGGCTTAGGAATGAATTCTTCTTTTGATGTGTATATCGATACACTTCCGGACAGCGCTGTTTCTGATTACCAGTATGTTTTAAAGACTCCGCTTCCGGATGATTCAGTTCTCGACAAATACGTTGAACGTGATACTATCAGTTCCTATGAAACAGAATACAGCGGCAGAATGCTCGGTGTAAATGTACTCGGTATTTGTGAAGATTCAGATTACTTCTCCGAGATCGATACAGACAGGCTAAACAGAAGAAGCGTTATAATATCAGATGTTATGGCTGAAAAGCTCGGACTTAAGATCGGTGACAGGATCACACTTGACAACAAGCTCACTCTTCACAGCTGGGATGTAAAAATCGTTGATATAGTTGATTTCAAGCTTGGCGTGTATGCATTTACAAAGCAGGATATTCTGAACGATTTTCTTGAAAAGGAAGAAGGATATTATAATACACTCTTCAGCGATGAAGAAATTGAAGATATCGATGATATGTATATATCCAATACTATAACAAGAGACAAAGTTGCTGACAGTGCTGAACAGATGAAGGAACTTATGGCTTCACTTATAGTTATTCTTGTTATCGTCGGTGTTGTGTGCTATGTAATTGTCATGTACCTTCTTACAAAGATTGTTATCGACAAGAACGCGCTTAACATTTCTCTTCTTAAAGTATTCGGCTACAGAAATCCTGAAGTAAACAAGCTTTATCTTTCACAGGCTGAAATAATCATTGTTGTTTCAATTATTCTTTGTCTGCCGCTGCAGTACAAACTTATGTGTAAAATGTGGCCTTCGATGCTTTCGTCAATGAGCGGTTTCTTCTACTTTAAAGTAAGTGTACCGGTAATAGCATCCATTATTGCTATCGGTGTAATTACATGCCTTATCACCAATATGATTCATATGAAGCATGTAAGAAAAATCGCAATGACAGAAGCGCTGAAAAACAGAGAATAA
- a CDS encoding Gfo/Idh/MocA family oxidoreductase — MSDRIKAVVCGTTFGQFYCEALKKSEDRIDFCGILAAGSERSVKCAEHYGVRLFRSVEEIPDDVRLACVVTRSGVLGGIGTDLSKQFLERGINVIQEQPVHFRDITECARIAGKNGVFYRVGDLYRHLPNVKCFTEAAKKLSEVSEIQFIEVGTASQVSYPVFEIISEIVKSVRPFSLHNISKNDRPFQTAEADIGGVPVLFTVQNQVNPEDPDNFMHYLFRFELITSDGRLRLDDAMGGVYWYNKMFVPVHGGIVSELSGDPDLAKKSVRELYRPQSKEFSKIFTEEWIPAIGKDIENYLGIIEQKDSKAMNMYYNKTLAASKMWHEFTSEIGFASLISGKTVSSEADSLMSYIENSGN; from the coding sequence ATGAGTGACAGAATAAAAGCAGTAGTATGCGGAACGACATTCGGACAGTTTTACTGCGAAGCACTGAAAAAATCAGAGGACAGGATAGATTTCTGCGGTATTCTTGCGGCAGGCAGCGAACGTTCCGTAAAGTGTGCTGAACATTATGGCGTAAGACTTTTCAGATCTGTGGAGGAGATACCAGATGATGTCAGACTGGCCTGTGTTGTTACACGTTCCGGTGTTCTTGGTGGCATTGGTACTGATCTTTCAAAGCAGTTTCTTGAACGCGGAATAAACGTTATACAGGAACAGCCTGTACATTTCAGGGATATTACAGAATGTGCGCGTATAGCAGGAAAAAACGGAGTGTTTTACAGAGTAGGTGATCTGTACCGGCATTTGCCTAATGTAAAATGCTTTACAGAGGCTGCAAAAAAACTGTCAGAAGTTTCTGAAATACAGTTTATTGAGGTTGGAACTGCTTCACAGGTTTCATATCCGGTTTTTGAGATCATTTCTGAAATTGTTAAAAGTGTCAGACCTTTCAGTTTGCATAACATAAGTAAAAACGACAGGCCTTTTCAGACAGCCGAAGCTGATATCGGTGGAGTTCCGGTGCTGTTTACAGTTCAGAATCAGGTAAACCCGGAGGACCCGGATAACTTTATGCATTATCTTTTCAGATTCGAACTGATTACATCTGACGGCAGGTTACGTCTTGATGATGCTATGGGCGGAGTTTACTGGTACAATAAAATGTTTGTGCCTGTTCACGGAGGTATCGTTTCCGAGCTTAGCGGTGACCCTGATCTTGCTAAAAAAAGTGTAAGAGAGCTGTACAGACCACAGAGTAAAGAATTCAGTAAGATCTTTACAGAGGAATGGATACCTGCCATTGGAAAAGATATAGAAAACTATCTGGGAATTATAGAGCAAAAAGACAGCAAAGCAATGAATATGTACTATAACAAAACCCTTGCTGCATCAAAAATGTGGCATGAATTTACATCAGAAATAGGCTTCGCTTCACTTATTTCAGGCAAAACTGTAAGCAGTGAAGCAGACAGTCTGATGTCATATATCGAAAATTCAGGCAATTAA
- a CDS encoding ABC transporter ATP-binding protein, giving the protein MFKTLKRIIDWCGDFKGKLYLGFVFSFFSHWFAAMPVMAASYAVGKMIDSEMNGTEFDRQLIPLSLGVLILFVFLRFLFDYIRARLQETISYELVARDRLAVGDALKRVSLGYFQNVNTGTILSSITTGLNTLENMGIRMTDVFIGGYLNFACVLIFLLFIKPVIALIAVAAAAVSFIFLTLVSKYSTRNAPVEAQANKDLTMAVIEYARGLPVVKSFGQSGASTAAINKAIADSKRIHLKIEWGFIPSNCGHHLALRCGTVALGLASSIMGISGELPVSYMLSFIFFSFIIFISLEPISDSSHILGVIDDAFDQLDMLKKTDNMIDRDGKDITPDHFDIEFSHVDFGYDTRKVLNDVSFSIPEKTSTAIVGPSGSGKTTICSLLARFYDTDKGTIKVGGHDIKEMTCDSLLKNISMVFQNVYLFNDTVRANILFGNPDASEKDMINAAKKACCHDFIMKLPYGYDTVIGEGGGTLSGGEKQRISIARAMLKNAPIIILDEATASIDPENEHLIQNAISELTRNKTIITIAHRLATIENADQILVVDNGSIIQKGKHSELIQKEGRYKQFITIRQNAEKWSISQN; this is encoded by the coding sequence ATGTTTAAAACCTTAAAACGTATCATAGACTGGTGCGGTGATTTTAAAGGAAAACTGTATCTTGGATTTGTTTTTTCATTTTTCTCACACTGGTTTGCGGCAATGCCGGTAATGGCAGCTTCATATGCCGTAGGTAAAATGATAGATTCAGAAATGAACGGTACTGAATTTGACCGTCAACTGATACCGCTCAGTCTTGGTGTTCTTATACTGTTTGTTTTTCTTCGTTTTCTTTTTGACTATATTCGCGCAAGACTTCAGGAAACGATCAGCTATGAACTTGTGGCCCGTGACCGTCTTGCCGTGGGTGACGCTCTTAAAAGAGTCTCGCTCGGATATTTTCAAAATGTAAATACAGGTACCATCCTTTCATCTATCACAACAGGACTGAATACACTTGAAAATATGGGAATAAGAATGACGGATGTGTTTATAGGCGGCTATCTTAACTTCGCCTGCGTTCTAATTTTCCTTCTTTTCATTAAACCTGTAATCGCTCTTATAGCAGTTGCAGCAGCGGCTGTTTCTTTTATATTCCTTACACTCGTATCAAAGTACAGTACACGAAATGCTCCTGTCGAAGCTCAGGCCAACAAAGATCTTACCATGGCTGTGATCGAATATGCGCGAGGTCTTCCTGTTGTAAAGTCATTCGGTCAGAGCGGAGCATCTACTGCTGCTATCAATAAAGCTATAGCAGACAGCAAGCGTATACACCTGAAGATCGAATGGGGCTTCATTCCTTCCAACTGCGGTCATCATTTAGCGCTGCGCTGCGGTACAGTCGCTCTGGGGCTTGCATCCAGTATTATGGGTATTTCAGGTGAGCTTCCGGTTTCATATATGCTCAGTTTCATCTTCTTCTCATTTATCATATTTATCAGCCTTGAGCCGATAAGTGACAGTTCGCATATTCTCGGAGTTATTGATGACGCGTTTGATCAGCTTGATATGCTGAAGAAAACTGATAATATGATCGACCGTGACGGAAAGGATATAACTCCTGATCATTTCGATATAGAATTCAGTCATGTAGACTTCGGATACGATACAAGAAAGGTACTTAATGACGTAAGCTTTTCTATTCCGGAGAAAACAAGTACTGCTATTGTAGGTCCGTCCGGTTCAGGTAAGACAACTATCTGCAGCCTTCTTGCAAGATTCTATGACACTGACAAAGGTACGATAAAAGTCGGCGGACATGACATAAAAGAAATGACCTGTGACAGTCTTTTAAAGAATATAAGTATGGTTTTTCAGAATGTATATCTTTTCAATGACACAGTAAGAGCAAACATTCTGTTCGGTAACCCTGACGCAAGTGAGAAAGACATGATAAACGCAGCAAAAAAAGCATGCTGCCACGACTTTATCATGAAACTTCCGTACGGATATGATACAGTTATAGGTGAAGGCGGCGGCACGCTTTCCGGCGGTGAAAAACAAAGAATATCCATCGCCCGTGCAATGCTTAAGAATGCCCCGATAATAATTCTGGATGAAGCAACAGCCAGCATCGATCCGGAGAATGAACACCTAATTCAGAATGCTATTTCTGAACTCACAAGGAACAAAACGATCATCACCATCGCACACAGACTTGCAACTATTGAAAACGCAGATCAGATCCTTGTTGTGGACAATGGTTCAATTATTCAGAAAGGAAAGCATTCCGAACTCATTCAAAAGGAAGGACGATATAAGCAGTTTATCACAATAAGACAAAACGCTGAAAAATGGAGCATCAGCCAGAACTGA
- the adhE gene encoding bifunctional acetaldehyde-CoA/alcohol dehydrogenase, whose product MDKKNYEIVDSVEKLEAAIERVRNAQKQFASFTQEQVDKIFLAAATAANKNRIPLAKLAVEETGMGIVEDKVIKNHFASEYIYNTYRNTKTCGIIEEDKAAGITRIAEPIGLIAAVIPTTNPTSTAIFKSLLALKTRNGIIISPHPRAKKSTIEAAKIVLEAAVKAGAPEGIISWIDVPSLEMTNLVMAEADIILATGGPGMVKAAYSSGKPALGVGAGNTPAIIDETADIILAVNSIIHSKTFDNGMICASEQSTIVHKHVYSKVKAEFAARGCYFLTKAEKEKVGKTILINGALNAKIVGQSACRIAELAGVKVPEGTKILIGEVDSTDLSEEFAHEKLSPVLAMYKAEDIKDAFDKAEKLIADGGYGHTSSIYLNLLTEQAKLEEFRSRMKTCRILVNTPSSQGGIGDIYNFSLTPSLTLGCGSWGGNSVSENVGVKHLINIKTVAERRENMLWFRVPEKVYMKRGCLPVALDELKTVMDKKRAFVVTDKFLYENGFTKAITDKLDELGIQHASFFDVAPDPTLACAKEGAAQMTAFKPDVIIALGGGSAMDAAKIMWVLYEHPEADFADMAMRFMDIRKRVYTFPKMGEKAYFIAIPTSAGTGSEVTPFAVITDESTGVKYPLADYELLPDMAIIDTDFHMSAPKGLTSASGIDAVTHALEAYASVMATDFTDGLALKALKIIFEYLPRAYDNGPNDPEAREKMANAATMAGMAFANAFLGISHSLAHKLGAYHHIPHGIANALVIEDVLRFNASEKPAKMGTFPQYDHPHTLERYAEVADYLGLGGKDPKDKLEKLIAAIRDLRHRIGIKDTIADYGISEKDFLATLDEMTENAFDDQCTGANPRYPLMSEMKQMYLNAYYGKNIY is encoded by the coding sequence ATGGATAAGAAGAACTACGAAATAGTTGACAGCGTAGAAAAGCTGGAAGCTGCAATCGAAAGAGTCAGAAATGCGCAGAAGCAGTTTGCTTCATTTACGCAGGAACAGGTCGATAAGATCTTTCTTGCTGCTGCTACTGCTGCAAACAAGAACAGAATACCGCTTGCAAAGCTTGCTGTTGAAGAAACAGGCATGGGTATAGTTGAAGACAAAGTAATCAAGAATCACTTTGCTTCTGAGTATATCTACAACACCTACAGAAACACAAAAACATGCGGTATCATTGAGGAAGACAAAGCTGCCGGAATCACAAGAATTGCTGAACCTATCGGTCTTATTGCTGCTGTCATCCCGACAACAAACCCTACTTCCACAGCAATCTTCAAGTCACTTCTTGCACTTAAGACTAGAAACGGTATCATCATCAGCCCGCATCCGAGAGCAAAGAAGTCTACGATCGAAGCTGCAAAAATCGTGCTTGAGGCTGCTGTAAAGGCTGGAGCTCCTGAAGGCATTATTTCATGGATCGATGTACCGAGCCTTGAAATGACAAATCTCGTAATGGCTGAAGCAGACATTATTCTTGCAACTGGTGGCCCGGGAATGGTCAAGGCTGCTTATTCAAGCGGAAAGCCGGCTCTCGGTGTAGGTGCCGGAAACACACCGGCTATCATCGATGAAACTGCAGATATTATTCTGGCTGTAAACTCGATAATCCATTCAAAAACATTTGACAACGGTATGATATGTGCTTCAGAACAGTCTACTATTGTTCACAAGCATGTTTACAGCAAAGTAAAAGCTGAATTTGCAGCCCGCGGATGCTACTTCCTCACAAAGGCCGAAAAGGAAAAGGTCGGCAAGACCATTCTTATAAACGGCGCACTCAATGCGAAGATCGTTGGTCAGAGCGCGTGCAGAATTGCCGAACTTGCCGGAGTTAAAGTTCCAGAAGGTACCAAGATCCTTATCGGTGAGGTAGACAGTACAGATCTTTCAGAAGAATTTGCTCACGAAAAGCTTTCCCCTGTACTTGCAATGTACAAGGCAGAGGATATAAAGGATGCCTTTGACAAGGCTGAAAAGCTCATTGCCGACGGCGGTTACGGTCATACCTCATCCATTTATCTCAACTTACTTACTGAACAGGCAAAGCTTGAAGAATTCAGAAGCAGAATGAAGACCTGCCGTATTCTCGTCAATACACCTTCATCACAGGGCGGTATCGGTGACATATATAATTTCAGCCTTACACCTTCACTCACGCTTGGATGTGGCTCATGGGGCGGCAATTCAGTCAGTGAGAACGTCGGAGTAAAGCATCTTATCAATATTAAAACCGTTGCCGAAAGGAGAGAGAATATGCTCTGGTTCAGAGTTCCTGAAAAAGTGTACATGAAACGAGGCTGCCTGCCGGTGGCGCTTGACGAACTTAAAACAGTAATGGATAAAAAGCGTGCTTTCGTGGTTACTGACAAGTTCCTCTACGAAAACGGATTTACAAAGGCTATTACAGACAAGCTCGATGAACTCGGCATTCAGCATGCTTCCTTCTTCGACGTAGCACCTGATCCGACACTTGCGTGTGCAAAGGAAGGTGCCGCACAGATGACTGCCTTTAAGCCGGACGTTATAATCGCCCTCGGCGGCGGTTCAGCAATGGATGCTGCCAAGATCATGTGGGTGCTTTACGAGCATCCTGAGGCAGATTTTGCAGACATGGCTATGCGTTTCATGGATATAAGAAAAAGAGTTTATACATTCCCGAAGATGGGCGAGAAGGCATACTTCATTGCAATTCCTACATCAGCAGGTACAGGTTCGGAAGTAACACCTTTTGCAGTTATCACTGATGAAAGCACAGGAGTAAAATATCCGCTTGCTGACTACGAACTCCTTCCTGATATGGCTATAATCGATACCGATTTCCATATGTCAGCACCGAAGGGCCTTACTTCAGCATCCGGTATCGATGCAGTTACACATGCACTTGAAGCATACGCATCAGTAATGGCTACCGACTTTACTGACGGTCTTGCACTCAAGGCACTCAAGATCATATTCGAATATCTGCCTCGTGCCTACGATAACGGTCCGAACGATCCTGAAGCAAGAGAAAAGATGGCAAATGCAGCTACAATGGCAGGTATGGCATTTGCAAATGCATTCCTCGGAATAAGCCATTCACTTGCTCATAAGCTCGGCGCCTACCACCACATTCCTCACGGCATAGCAAATGCTCTTGTTATAGAAGATGTACTTCGCTTCAACGCTTCCGAAAAGCCGGCTAAGATGGGTACATTCCCGCAGTACGATCATCCTCACACTCTCGAACGTTATGCTGAAGTAGCTGATTATCTCGGCCTTGGCGGTAAGGATCCGAAGGATAAGCTCGAAAAACTTATCGCTGCTATCAGAGATCTTCGTCACAGAATCGGAATCAAGGATACTATTGCTGACTACGGCATTTCAGAAAAAGATTTCCTCGCAACACTTGATGAAATGACAGAAAATGCATTCGATGACCAGTGTACAGGTGCAAATCCGCGTTATCCTCTTATGAGTGAAATGAAGCAGATGTACTTAAATGCATACTACGGAAAAAACATTTACTGA
- a CDS encoding AraC family transcriptional regulator, with protein MDNQMNFIDLGENVTDVGHTNDCRIMRITNDTGEGTMTMYPVFDGVYIVYNNFHMKECKSNFHENNILCIDHCREGRIETSKGDEACCYLSAGDMRIDDSSHNKGNSFFPLGHYYGMTIGIEIDAAEKSIHESVLNFSVNIPAIAEKYCCHETPYVISKAPEIANIFSQLYNVPSKIRTDYFRIKVLELLLYLDALEISSHIEERPYFYKSQVEKIRTLHKFITATPEKFYTIDELAARFDISSASLKKCFTSVYGSPVYTYMKTYRMNLAAVALRQERSKKISDIARSVGYENSGKFSVAFKSVMGRTPQEYRSYYIETEDN; from the coding sequence TTGGATAATCAAATGAATTTTATTGATCTCGGGGAAAATGTTACGGATGTCGGACATACAAATGACTGCCGTATAATGAGAATAACCAACGATACCGGCGAAGGTACTATGACTATGTATCCGGTATTTGACGGTGTATATATAGTCTACAACAATTTTCATATGAAAGAATGCAAGTCAAACTTTCACGAAAATAATATTCTCTGCATAGATCACTGCCGTGAAGGTCGTATAGAAACTTCAAAGGGAGACGAAGCATGCTGCTATCTTTCAGCCGGTGATATGCGTATTGACGACAGTTCACACAATAAAGGCAATTCCTTTTTTCCTCTTGGTCACTACTATGGGATGACTATTGGGATAGAAATTGATGCTGCTGAAAAAAGCATACACGAATCAGTTCTGAATTTTTCTGTAAATATTCCTGCAATTGCTGAAAAATACTGCTGTCACGAAACACCGTATGTTATTTCAAAAGCTCCCGAAATAGCCAATATCTTTTCACAGCTGTACAACGTACCTTCAAAGATACGAACGGATTATTTCAGGATAAAAGTACTTGAACTGCTTTTGTATCTTGATGCACTTGAGATCAGTTCACACATTGAAGAAAGACCTTATTTTTATAAGTCGCAGGTAGAAAAGATACGGACGCTGCATAAATTTATAACTGCAACACCTGAAAAATTTTATACTATCGACGAGCTCGCTGCCAGATTTGATATCTCTTCAGCATCGCTGAAAAAATGTTTTACAAGTGTTTACGGAAGTCCGGTATACACATATATGAAAACATACAGAATGAATCTGGCCGCTGTAGCCCTCAGACAGGAAAGATCCAAAAAGATATCGGATATTGCCAGATCGGTCGGGTATGAAAACTCAGGAAAGTTTTCAGTAGCTTTCAAAAGCGTAATGGGCAGAACTCCCCAGGAGTACAGGTCCTATTATATCGAAACGGAGGATAATTAA
- a CDS encoding ABC transporter ATP-binding protein, giving the protein MFVEVKKLKKDYGVGDSVVHVLKGVDFELEKGEICTVLGPSGAGKSTLLNLIGGIDTITSGSITIEGNEIELDKGDNLLDYRRDYLGFVFQFYNLIPDLTVKENIEVCGFLGKRNLDINKLLDDLGLKEHQNKFPRQLSGGQQQRTSIGRALIKTPSLLLCDEPTGALDYDTSKEILELLERVNHEYNTTIVIVTHNEAISHMSDRVILLKDGKVTKNFINDKKVPAKDLTW; this is encoded by the coding sequence ATGTTTGTAGAAGTAAAAAAACTCAAAAAGGATTATGGTGTAGGGGACAGTGTTGTTCATGTTCTTAAGGGAGTAGACTTCGAACTCGAAAAAGGGGAAATTTGCACGGTTCTGGGACCGTCTGGTGCCGGAAAATCCACACTTCTCAATCTTATAGGCGGTATTGATACTATCACATCCGGCTCTATTACTATTGAGGGAAATGAGATCGAACTTGATAAAGGCGATAACCTTCTTGACTACAGACGTGATTATCTCGGGTTTGTTTTTCAGTTCTATAATCTTATTCCTGATCTTACAGTAAAAGAAAATATTGAAGTATGCGGATTTCTCGGAAAAAGAAATCTTGATATAAACAAGCTTCTTGACGACCTTGGTCTCAAAGAACACCAGAATAAATTTCCTCGTCAGCTTTCCGGCGGACAGCAGCAGAGAACATCTATCGGACGTGCTCTTATAAAGACACCTTCGCTTCTTCTCTGTGATGAACCAACCGGAGCTCTTGACTATGATACGTCAAAGGAAATACTTGAACTGCTCGAAAGAGTAAATCATGAGTATAATACGACCATTGTTATTGTTACACATAACGAAGCGATAAGTCATATGTCTGACAGGGTAATTCTTCTTAAAGACGGTAAAGTGACGAAAAACTTTATTAATGACAAAAAGGTCCCGGCAAAGGACCTTACCTGGTAA